From the genome of Impatiens glandulifera chromosome 9, dImpGla2.1, whole genome shotgun sequence, one region includes:
- the LOC124915501 gene encoding protein CONSERVED IN THE GREEN LINEAGE AND DIATOMS 27, chloroplastic has translation MLKLNVCCSIIVPLSTIPLRSQIETGRFQTWVVQYKVRNKLHQQPRTSSNIVVKALKDEKEGSNGLSGPSWDPGLEFEVPFEQRPVNEYASLKDSSLYSWGELSPSSFLTRIGSLWLVTFITLGVPVAAASFNPTKDPLRFGLAAGTGTLFIVSLIVLRIYLGWSYVGDRLLSAVVPYEETGWYDGQMWVKPPEILARDRLLGSYKVKPVIKLLKQTLVGTGIILVSAVFLFIFATPIEDFIHNSPNSTNQKSNLIRKEKLLNLPMEVMKDDDLAAAAAEAADGRPVYCRDRYYRVLAGGQYCKWEDLLK, from the exons ATGCTCAAGCTCAATGTGTGCTGCTCTATAATAGTACCCCTTAGTACTATTCCATTAAGATCACAAATCGAAACAGGCAGATTCCAGACATGGGTAGTTCAGTACAAGGTTAGAAACAAATTACATCAGCAGCCAAGAACAAGTTCCAATATTGTTGTTAAGGCTTTAAAGGATGAGAAAGAAGGTTCTAATGGGTTATCTGGTCCAAGCTGGGATCCTGGATTGGAGTTTGAAGTTCCATTTGAACAGAGACCAGTGAATGAATACGCGTCTTTGAAGGACAGCAGTTTATATTCATGGGGAGAACTGAGTCCATCATCGTTTTTAACACGAATTGGCAGTCTTTGGCTTGTCACTTTCATCACTCTTGGTGTGCCAGTTGCAGCCGCGAGTTTTAATCCTACAAAGGACCCTTTAAGGTTTGGGTTGGCAGCTGGGACTGGAACTCTGTTTATTGTTTCATTGATTGTTCTCAGGATTTATCTG ggATGGAGCTATGTTGGTGATAGATTGTTATCAGCAGTAGTACCTTATGAAGAGACAGGATGGTATGATGGACAAATGTGGGTCAAACCACCCGAG ATTCTTGCACGAGACAGGCTGCTCGGCTCATATAAG GTGAAGCCTGTCATAAAACTGCTCAAACAAACACTAGTTGGGACCGGAATAATATTGGTGAGTGcagttttcttatttatattcgCCACACCAATAGAGGATTTCATCCACAATAGTCCAAATTCAACCAACCAAAAATCCAATCTTATAAG AAAGGAGAAGCTCTTAAATCTTCCAATGGAAGTGATGAAAGACGACGATTTAGCAGCAGCGGCAGCTGAGGCTGCTGACGGGCGACCGGTCTATTGCAGAGATAGATACTATCGTGTGCTAGCCGGTGGCCAGTATTGCAAATGGGAAGATTTACTtaagtaa